The following proteins are encoded in a genomic region of Ctenopharyngodon idella isolate HZGC_01 chromosome 12, HZGC01, whole genome shotgun sequence:
- the LOC127523218 gene encoding leucine-rich repeat, immunoglobulin-like domain and transmembrane domain-containing protein 2 yields the protein MELPLGRIPQNIPENSIKIRIEQSHLAEIPQAAFAAVSALTFLWLNFNNITLMNVRSLEGLHNLTELRMQGNKLRSIPWAAFRDTPNLDILDLKHNRIDVLPEYALRHLPKLTYFDLSFNQLTIISRDVFLNWPRIQTQRAGIKEERADVVLALHENRWLCDCRLKGFVEFINSISPPMILMNSYMTCSGPESRAGKFFHEVELKTCLKPETSSPQTDVTLPLGSKVTLRCLVKSRPEAVVRWSYSLKRIRAFTVSQTWLSDDTINSALIIPAVHVADRGVYICAANNFIGNSSVSVQLDVSLDHNSTFPPSPAFPLASVDESVYIDMHIAKQTIYGITIEWFALTEKPAETWFTVYFGRYDASKKDAIHVGPGTNSYSVSDLLPLTKYEVCVTARNQPPRDGQCVVFVTGSDVNPPEQRARLVHIVVVVCGMVLAVPAGMCVCTSDTRTHCCERCADLYNRHKQRSERQETFDGLQAASDEGLCGDSAEVRMKRSSEQKTQKRNSSAQLY from the exons ATGGAGCTTCCCTTAGGAAGGATCCCGCAAAACATTCCTGAGAATTCCATCAAAATCCGTATTGAACAGTCACACCTAGCTGAAATCCCTCAAGCGGCATTCGCTGCAGTCAGTGCCTTAACCTTCCTATGGCTGAATTTTAACAATATAACACTGATGAATGTTAGAAGCCTGGAGGGACTGCACAACCTGACAGAATTACGCATGCAGGGCAACAAACTGCGTTCAATACCATGGGCAGCTTTCCGGGACACTCCCAACCTTGACATTTTGGACCTGAAGCACAACCGAATAGACGTGCTCCCAGAATATGCCCTGCGCCACCTGCCCAAACTAACCTATTTCGATTTATCCTTCAATCAGCTTACCATCATTTCCAGAGACGTCTTCCTCAACTGGCCCCGCATCCAAACGCAGAGAGCCGGCATCAAAGAGGAACGGGCTGACGTTGTTCTAGCGTTGCATGAAAATCGATGGCTTTGTGACTGCAGACTCAAAGGCTTTGTTGAATTCATCAACTCTATCAGCCCACCGATGATCCTGATGAACTCGTATATGACGTGTTCAGGGCCTGAATCCAGAGCAGGAAAGTTCTTTCATGAGGTGGAGTTGAAGACATGCTTGAAGCCAGAAACCTCCAGTCCTCAAACTGACGTCACCCTTCCTctggggtcaaaggtcacccTGAGGTGCTTGGTGAAGTCCAGACCTGAAGCGGTCGTCCGCTGGAGCTACAGTCTGAAACGCATCAGAGCTTTTACAG TTTCTCAGACTTGGCTGAGTGACGACACCATCAACTCAGCGCTGATTATTCCGGCTGTTCATGTGGCCGATCGAGGCGTTTACATCTGTGCTGCCAACAATTTCATCGGCAACTCCTCTGTCAGCGTCCAGCTTGATGTCAGTCTAGACCACAACTCCACATTCCCGCCCTCACCTGCATTCCCGCTGGCATCAGTTGATGAAAGTGTGTATATAGACATGCACATAGCTAAGCAGACCATCTATGGCATCACCATCGAGTGGTTTGCACTGACTGAGAAACCTGCAGAAACCTGGTTCACGGTTTATTTCGGTCGTTACGATGCATCTAAGAAAGACGCCATTCATGTGGGTCCAGGAACCAACAGCTACTCTGTCAGTGACCTGCTCCCGCTTACGAAATATGAAGTGTGTGTGACAGCGAGGAACCAGCCACCGCGAGACGGCcagtgtgttgtgtttgtgacGGGCAGCGATGTGAACCCACCGGAGCAGAGAGCAAGACTCGTCCACATTGTCGTCGTTGTTTGTGGCATGGTGCTGGCAGTGCCTGCcgggatgtgtgtgtgcacgagCGACACCAGAACACACTGCTGCGAGCGCTGCGCTGACCTGTACAACAGACACAAGCAGCGCAGCGAAAGACAGGAGACGTTTGATGGCCTGCAGGCCGCCAGTGATGAAGGTCTGTGTGGAGACTCTGCTGAGGTGAGGATGAAGAGGAGCTCAGAGCAGAAAACACAGAAACGGAACAGCAGCGCACAGTTATATTAA